The Urbifossiella limnaea genome has a window encoding:
- a CDS encoding PQQ-binding-like beta-propeller repeat protein: MKHLGFALLALAAAGSPAAARDWIHWRGPEQNGVSRETNLPGSFDPKLGAKGNVVWRQPFGGRSAPLVMAGKLYIIQGVGEGLHEGEQVVCFDEKTGAKQWAFRVNVFHTDIVSSRLGWTTLTADPATKTVYAHTTAGLVLALDPDGKLLWQRSLTEEFGRISGYGGRIVTPVFDSGLCVVGMVNSAWGDMAKGSNRFVALDGKSGEVAWWGDTPGAIKGTYYSSPVVAVIGGQRLLISGGADGALHAFKIRTGERVWSYRFGAGVINGSPVVDGNLVYCNHGEENPEGGAIGRVICVDASQLDAKTKAPKLVWEFKRSNRFGLASGALAGGKLYLPDDSGELFCFNAKTGKVDWKYRYASEVRGAPLVADDKLYLFDVKGRLLIVPNKNGEEPNPDDVFEYKFRDPKGLLNETNGTAIAVNNRIYFTTRTDLFCLGVPDAKDACGKYKEFAAETPADPAGKAVGLRLFPADVTLNAGGKVVFSATPVDANGRAVKAAGTVELSLPLPAKTPTGAQPPALKGKADGLTVTVEPVSSQQGYVEAKLGDLVGKARVRVAATTMYKQDFDKVPEGAVPGGWVNTQAKFAVKKLPDGTIVLSKVNTDSRPPFARANAYITGPNAANYTITSDVYATEVRGRMPDIGVVNSRYTLILDGKPDDEKKSRQLRLVSWEARPRVNLATNFDWQPGTWYTMKMSAEPQPGGKVTVRGKVWKRGETEPTAWQFEFADPAGNATGAAALYGYVSDPQITAERPGADIFYDNVTVTPNGK, from the coding sequence ATGAAGCACCTCGGGTTCGCCCTACTCGCCCTCGCCGCGGCCGGCTCCCCGGCCGCCGCCCGCGACTGGATTCACTGGCGCGGCCCCGAGCAGAACGGCGTCTCCCGCGAGACGAACCTGCCGGGCTCCTTCGACCCCAAGCTCGGCGCCAAGGGGAACGTGGTGTGGCGGCAGCCGTTCGGCGGCCGCAGCGCGCCGCTGGTCATGGCCGGCAAGCTGTACATCATCCAGGGCGTCGGCGAGGGGCTGCACGAGGGCGAGCAGGTCGTCTGCTTCGACGAGAAGACCGGGGCCAAGCAGTGGGCCTTCCGCGTCAACGTGTTCCACACCGACATCGTCTCCAGCCGCCTCGGCTGGACCACGCTCACCGCCGACCCCGCCACCAAAACCGTCTACGCCCACACCACCGCCGGGCTCGTGCTGGCCCTCGACCCGGACGGCAAGTTGCTGTGGCAGCGGAGCCTGACCGAAGAGTTCGGCCGCATCAGCGGGTACGGCGGCCGCATCGTCACGCCGGTGTTCGACAGCGGGCTGTGCGTCGTCGGCATGGTGAATAGCGCGTGGGGCGACATGGCCAAGGGGTCGAACCGGTTCGTGGCGCTCGACGGCAAGAGCGGCGAGGTGGCGTGGTGGGGCGACACCCCCGGCGCCATCAAGGGCACGTACTACAGCTCGCCCGTCGTCGCGGTCATCGGCGGGCAGCGGCTCCTGATCAGCGGCGGGGCCGACGGCGCCCTGCACGCCTTCAAAATCCGCACCGGCGAGCGGGTGTGGAGCTACCGGTTCGGGGCCGGCGTCATCAACGGTTCGCCCGTCGTCGACGGCAACCTCGTCTACTGCAACCACGGCGAGGAGAACCCCGAAGGCGGGGCGATCGGCCGCGTGATCTGCGTGGACGCCTCCCAACTCGACGCCAAGACGAAGGCGCCAAAGCTGGTGTGGGAGTTCAAGCGGTCGAACCGGTTCGGGCTCGCGTCCGGGGCGCTGGCCGGCGGCAAGCTGTACCTGCCCGACGACAGCGGCGAGCTGTTCTGCTTCAACGCCAAGACCGGCAAGGTGGACTGGAAGTACCGCTACGCCAGTGAAGTCCGCGGGGCGCCGCTCGTGGCCGACGACAAACTCTACCTCTTCGACGTGAAGGGCCGGCTGCTCATCGTGCCGAACAAGAACGGCGAGGAGCCGAACCCGGACGACGTGTTCGAGTACAAGTTCCGCGACCCGAAGGGGTTGCTGAACGAAACGAACGGCACCGCGATCGCCGTCAACAACCGCATCTATTTCACGACCCGCACCGACCTGTTCTGCCTCGGCGTGCCGGACGCCAAGGACGCCTGCGGGAAGTACAAGGAGTTCGCGGCCGAGACGCCGGCCGACCCCGCGGGCAAGGCCGTCGGACTGCGTCTCTTCCCGGCCGACGTGACGCTCAACGCCGGCGGCAAGGTCGTGTTCTCGGCCACGCCCGTCGACGCCAACGGGCGGGCGGTGAAGGCCGCCGGCACGGTCGAGCTGAGCTTGCCGCTGCCGGCCAAGACGCCGACGGGGGCACAGCCGCCGGCGCTCAAGGGGAAGGCCGACGGCCTGACCGTGACGGTGGAGCCGGTCTCGAGCCAGCAGGGGTACGTCGAGGCGAAGCTCGGGGACCTGGTCGGCAAGGCCCGCGTCCGCGTCGCGGCGACCACGATGTACAAGCAGGACTTCGACAAGGTGCCCGAGGGCGCCGTGCCCGGCGGGTGGGTGAACACGCAGGCGAAGTTCGCCGTCAAGAAGCTACCGGACGGCACGATCGTCCTCAGCAAGGTGAACACCGACAGCCGGCCGCCGTTCGCGCGGGCGAACGCCTACATCACCGGGCCGAACGCCGCGAACTACACCATCACCTCCGACGTGTACGCCACCGAGGTCCGCGGGCGGATGCCGGACATCGGCGTCGTCAACAGCCGGTACACACTCATCCTCGACGGCAAGCCGGACGACGAGAAGAAGTCACGGCAACTGCGGCTGGTGTCGTGGGAGGCGCGGCCGCGGGTGAACCTGGCGACGAACTTCGACTGGCAGCCGGGGACATGGTACACGATGAAGATGTCGGCCGAGCCGCAGCCCGGCGGCAAGGTGACGGTCCGCGGCAAGGTGTGGAAGCGCGGCGAGACCGAGCCGACGGCGTGGCAGTTCGAGTTCGCCGACCCGGCCGGCAACGCGACCGGCGCCGCCGCCCTTTACGGGTATGTGTCCGACCCGCAGATCACCGCCGAGCGGCCGGGGGCCGACATCTTCTACGACAACGTCACGGTCACCCCCAACGGCAAGTAG
- a CDS encoding phenylacetate--CoA ligase family protein, whose amino-acid sequence MLTPATPPDTLRDAQFGRLRSLLAEVLPGSRFLARKLAGVRPDDLRGPADLARLPFTTKPELAADQAEHPPYGSALSFPIERYSRLHQTSGTSTGRPLRWLDTPESWEAVLRCWQVSFPVMGLSPADRVFFPFSFGPFIGFWSAFEAASRYGALVLPGGGMPSTARLRFLIEHEATVVFATPTYALHLAELAAKERIDLAGSSVRMLVVAGEPGGTIPATRRRIEEVWGARVFDHYGMTEIGPVAVEAVDTPGEMILLESEYLCEILTPDGTDPVPDGEYGELVLTNLGRTGSPLVRYRTGDLVRLATTPDPAGRTWRRLAGGILGRADDMIHVRGNNLYPAAIEAIVRRFPTVAEYRIHVDHTGPLADLRIEVEPADGHDGPALAESVGRAVRDELLFRVEVTPAACGSLPRFELKARRLVHHK is encoded by the coding sequence ATGCTCACGCCGGCCACCCCGCCCGACACCCTGCGCGACGCCCAGTTCGGGCGACTCCGGTCGCTGCTGGCCGAAGTCCTGCCGGGCAGCCGCTTCCTGGCTCGGAAGCTCGCCGGCGTCCGCCCCGACGACCTCCGCGGCCCCGCCGACCTGGCCCGCCTGCCGTTCACGACCAAGCCCGAACTCGCCGCCGACCAGGCCGAGCACCCGCCTTACGGCTCCGCACTCAGCTTCCCGATCGAACGGTACTCGCGGCTGCACCAGACCTCCGGCACCAGCACCGGCCGGCCGCTGCGCTGGCTCGACACGCCGGAATCGTGGGAGGCCGTGCTCCGCTGTTGGCAGGTCAGCTTCCCGGTCATGGGGCTGTCGCCCGCGGACCGGGTATTCTTCCCGTTCTCGTTCGGGCCGTTCATCGGCTTCTGGAGTGCGTTCGAAGCCGCGTCCCGCTACGGGGCGCTCGTGCTACCCGGCGGCGGGATGCCGAGCACGGCGCGGCTGCGCTTCCTGATCGAGCACGAGGCCACGGTCGTGTTCGCCACGCCCACCTACGCCCTCCACCTCGCGGAGTTGGCGGCGAAGGAGCGGATCGACCTCGCCGGCAGTTCGGTGCGGATGCTCGTCGTGGCCGGGGAGCCGGGCGGCACCATCCCCGCGACGCGGCGGCGCATCGAGGAGGTGTGGGGCGCCCGCGTCTTCGACCACTACGGGATGACGGAGATCGGCCCCGTCGCGGTCGAGGCCGTGGACACGCCGGGCGAGATGATCCTGCTCGAATCCGAGTACCTTTGCGAGATTCTGACGCCGGACGGCACCGACCCCGTGCCCGACGGGGAGTACGGTGAGCTGGTGCTGACGAACCTGGGCCGCACGGGCAGCCCGCTGGTCCGCTACCGCACGGGGGATTTGGTCCGCCTCGCCACCACGCCCGACCCCGCGGGCCGCACCTGGCGAAGACTCGCCGGCGGCATCCTCGGCCGGGCCGACGACATGATCCACGTCCGCGGTAACAACCTGTACCCGGCCGCGATCGAGGCGATCGTCCGCCGCTTCCCGACGGTCGCGGAGTACCGTATCCACGTCGATCACACCGGGCCGCTGGCCGACCTGCGGATCGAAGTGGAGCCGGCCGACGGGCACGACGGCCCGGCGCTGGCGGAGTCTGTCGGGCGGGCCGTGCGCGACGAGCTGCTATTCCGCGTCGAGGTAACTCCCGCGGCATGCGGGTCGCTGCCGCGTTTCGAGTTGAAGGCCCGCCGCCTCGTCCACCACAAGTAG
- the pruA gene encoding L-glutamate gamma-semialdehyde dehydrogenase translates to MTAADTEARTRQIGREVFARIDRSGPVPLTKAWLDDRLMGIGTSDPALKVQLFRFVDTLPYLKTTPEITRHLAEYLREAERDLPRWVRAGLSVMPRGGPLGGLLAWAARTGARQMARRFIAGSNVPEVSATVRALRARRFAFTIDLLGEATITEVEADHVQKQYLELLAGLCREAAGWADDPLTDRDDRGPIPRVNVSVKLSALYSQFDPIDPEGTSRAVLRRLRPILEAARAGGAFVNFDMEQHAFKDVTLRIFKDVLTEPAFRDWPHVGIAMQAYLRDTEANLDALMKWARDERRCRVTVRLVKGAYWDYETVIAAQNDWPVPVFTRKPESDACFERCTDFLLEHSDWLVPAFGSHNVRSMAHAIAAAEAKGVDPRRFEFQMLYGMADPLRDAVRSLGHRVRVYTPYGQLLPGMAYLVRRLLENSSNDSFLKASFADGAAEEVLLSDPASPVIRHSSFEDPPMDHPRPQAAPAEGRVPKDEGRFKNEPPTDFAREDSRAAMRAALATVRQQLGRTYPAIVGGRALPVGATIERVNPSRTAELIGRTASASVDEANAAVAAAQAAFDTWRDTPVDERAALLRRVANQFRRRRFELSAWIILETGKPWREADADVAEAIDFCDFYAAEAVKLHTPHRRDVAGEDNTTFYEPRGVAVVIAPWNFPLAILTGMTAAAVVTGNPAIMKPAEQSGVIAAKLMECFEAAGAPPGVVNYLPGEGEVIGPVLTNHPDVAVIAFTGSMKVGLLIQEQAARTPPGQAFVKRVIAEMGGKNAVIVDSDADLDEAVKGVVDGAFGYAGQKCSAGSRAIVLAGIYDQFLARLIEATRSLTVAPADEPGASLGPVIDAEARDRIRAAIERGKSEARLAYETDLGPLAGQGTYVGPTVFADVPEGAWIAQEEIFGPVLAVTRANDLDDALRIANGTKFALTGGVYSRSPEHIAAVKRRFRVGNLYVNRKCTGALVDRQPFGGFKLSGIGSKAGGPDYLLQFVLPRTVTENQLRRGFAPEAGAGE, encoded by the coding sequence ATGACCGCCGCTGACACCGAAGCCCGCACCCGTCAGATCGGCCGCGAGGTCTTCGCGCGCATCGACCGCTCCGGCCCAGTGCCGCTCACGAAGGCGTGGCTCGACGACCGCCTCATGGGAATCGGTACGTCCGACCCCGCCCTGAAGGTTCAGCTGTTCCGCTTCGTGGACACGCTGCCGTACCTGAAGACGACCCCGGAAATCACCCGCCACCTGGCCGAGTACCTCCGCGAGGCCGAGCGCGACCTGCCGCGCTGGGTGCGGGCCGGCCTGAGTGTCATGCCCCGCGGCGGGCCGCTCGGCGGGCTGCTGGCGTGGGCCGCTCGCACCGGCGCCCGCCAGATGGCCCGCCGCTTCATCGCCGGGTCGAACGTGCCCGAGGTCAGCGCCACCGTGCGGGCGCTACGGGCGCGCCGGTTCGCGTTCACCATCGACCTGCTCGGCGAGGCCACGATCACCGAGGTGGAGGCGGATCACGTCCAGAAGCAGTACCTGGAGTTGCTCGCCGGCCTGTGCCGTGAGGCGGCCGGGTGGGCGGACGACCCGCTGACGGACCGCGACGACCGCGGCCCGATCCCGCGGGTGAACGTGTCGGTGAAGTTGTCCGCCCTCTACTCGCAGTTCGACCCCATCGACCCCGAGGGCACGAGCCGGGCGGTACTGCGGCGGCTGCGGCCGATCCTGGAAGCGGCCCGCGCCGGCGGCGCGTTCGTGAACTTCGACATGGAGCAACACGCCTTCAAGGACGTGACGCTCCGCATCTTCAAGGACGTGCTGACGGAGCCGGCGTTCCGCGACTGGCCGCACGTCGGCATCGCCATGCAGGCGTACCTCCGCGACACGGAGGCCAACCTGGACGCGCTGATGAAGTGGGCGCGCGACGAGCGCCGCTGCCGCGTTACGGTGCGGCTCGTGAAGGGCGCCTACTGGGACTACGAGACGGTGATCGCCGCCCAGAACGACTGGCCGGTGCCGGTGTTCACCCGCAAGCCGGAATCGGATGCCTGCTTCGAGCGCTGCACCGACTTCCTGCTGGAGCACTCCGACTGGCTCGTCCCGGCGTTCGGGTCGCACAACGTCCGCAGCATGGCGCACGCTATCGCCGCCGCGGAGGCGAAGGGCGTGGACCCGCGCCGGTTCGAGTTCCAGATGCTGTACGGCATGGCCGACCCGCTGCGCGACGCGGTCCGCTCGCTCGGCCACCGCGTGCGGGTGTACACGCCCTACGGCCAACTGCTGCCAGGGATGGCGTACCTCGTCCGCCGGCTGCTGGAGAACTCGTCGAACGACTCCTTCCTGAAAGCGAGCTTCGCCGACGGGGCCGCCGAGGAGGTGCTCCTCTCCGATCCAGCGTCGCCAGTCATTCGCCATTCGTCATTCGAGGACCCACCGATGGACCATCCGAGGCCGCAGGCCGCGCCCGCCGAAGGACGAGTGCCGAAGGACGAAGGACGATTCAAGAACGAGCCCCCGACCGATTTCGCCCGCGAAGACAGCCGCGCCGCCATGCGCGCCGCGCTGGCGACGGTGCGGCAGCAACTCGGCCGCACGTACCCGGCGATCGTCGGCGGGCGGGCGTTGCCGGTCGGCGCCACGATCGAGCGCGTGAACCCGTCGCGCACCGCGGAGCTGATCGGCCGCACCGCCTCCGCGTCCGTGGACGAAGCGAACGCCGCCGTGGCCGCAGCGCAGGCCGCTTTCGACACTTGGCGCGACACACCGGTCGACGAGCGCGCCGCCCTGCTCCGCCGCGTGGCGAACCAGTTCCGCCGCCGCCGCTTCGAGTTGTCGGCGTGGATCATTCTCGAAACCGGCAAGCCGTGGCGCGAGGCCGACGCCGACGTGGCGGAAGCGATCGACTTCTGCGACTTCTACGCGGCCGAAGCCGTCAAGCTGCACACCCCCCACCGCCGCGACGTGGCCGGCGAGGACAACACCACCTTCTACGAGCCGCGCGGCGTCGCCGTGGTCATCGCCCCGTGGAACTTTCCGCTCGCCATCCTCACCGGCATGACGGCCGCCGCGGTGGTGACGGGCAATCCCGCGATCATGAAGCCCGCGGAACAATCGGGCGTGATCGCGGCGAAGCTCATGGAGTGCTTCGAGGCCGCGGGCGCACCACCGGGCGTCGTGAACTACCTCCCCGGCGAGGGCGAGGTGATCGGCCCCGTGCTGACGAACCACCCGGACGTGGCGGTCATCGCGTTCACCGGGTCGATGAAGGTCGGGCTGCTGATCCAGGAGCAGGCGGCGCGGACGCCGCCGGGGCAGGCGTTCGTCAAGCGCGTCATCGCCGAGATGGGCGGCAAGAACGCCGTGATCGTGGACTCGGACGCCGACCTGGACGAGGCCGTCAAGGGAGTCGTGGACGGCGCCTTCGGCTACGCCGGGCAGAAGTGCTCGGCCGGCTCCCGCGCCATCGTGCTGGCCGGCATCTACGACCAGTTCCTGGCCCGGCTGATCGAGGCGACCAGGAGCCTGACGGTGGCCCCGGCCGACGAGCCGGGGGCGTCGCTCGGCCCGGTCATCGACGCCGAGGCCCGCGACCGCATCCGCGCCGCCATTGAGCGCGGCAAGTCCGAGGCACGACTGGCTTACGAAACCGACCTGGGGCCGCTCGCCGGACAGGGCACGTACGTCGGGCCGACAGTGTTCGCGGACGTGCCGGAAGGCGCGTGGATCGCGCAGGAGGAAATCTTCGGCCCCGTTCTGGCGGTGACCCGGGCGAACGATCTGGACGACGCGCTGCGGATCGCCAACGGGACTAAGTTTGCGCTGACCGGCGGCGTGTACAGCCGCAGCCCCGAGCATATCGCGGCGGTGAAACGGCGGTTCCGGGTGGGGAACCTGTACGTGAACCGGAAGTGCACCGGGGCGCTGGTGGACCGCCAGCCGTTCGGCGGGTTCAAGCTGAGCGGCATCGGCTCGAAGGCCGGCGGCCCGGACTACTTGTTGCAGTTCGTACTGCCTCGGACGGTGACCGAAAACCAACTTCGCCGCGGCTTTGCCCCCGAGGCCGGGGCGGGCGAGTGA
- a CDS encoding serine/threonine protein kinase, with the protein MVQTLGSGAHSSILHVRREEDGKDYALKMVPIDGKDDLKYLEQAKHEFRVGQMLNHPNLVKVYCLELEQGWFSGPKKAKLLIEYVPGTTMDQLPLLRQPKMLRVFERIADALTHMHKQGVVHADMKPNNLILGRGTAVKVIDYGLAWIKGEPKDRVQGTPEYIAPETVAHKLVNERTDIFNFGATMYRLATLQLPPSCAPMGEGLKVTEKYYREQYRPAKELNAGLPPALAELIDGCLSFNANKRPERMSQVQGVLDQLADEAAAKCDPAVLED; encoded by the coding sequence GTGGTTCAGACCCTCGGGAGCGGGGCACACAGCAGCATTCTACACGTCCGTCGAGAGGAGGACGGCAAGGACTACGCCCTCAAGATGGTCCCGATCGACGGCAAGGACGACTTGAAGTACCTGGAGCAGGCGAAGCACGAGTTCCGCGTCGGCCAGATGCTCAACCACCCGAACTTGGTGAAGGTGTATTGCCTGGAGTTGGAGCAGGGCTGGTTCAGCGGGCCGAAGAAGGCCAAGCTGCTGATCGAGTACGTGCCGGGCACCACGATGGACCAGCTGCCGCTACTCCGCCAGCCGAAAATGCTGCGCGTCTTCGAACGCATCGCCGACGCCCTCACGCACATGCACAAGCAGGGCGTCGTCCACGCCGACATGAAGCCGAACAACCTGATTCTCGGGCGTGGCACCGCTGTCAAGGTGATCGACTACGGGTTGGCGTGGATCAAGGGCGAGCCGAAGGACCGGGTGCAGGGGACGCCCGAGTACATCGCCCCGGAGACGGTCGCCCACAAGCTGGTGAACGAGCGCACCGACATCTTCAACTTCGGGGCCACGATGTACCGACTGGCGACGCTGCAACTGCCGCCGTCGTGCGCGCCGATGGGTGAGGGGCTGAAGGTGACGGAGAAGTACTACCGCGAGCAGTACCGACCGGCGAAGGAGCTCAACGCCGGCCTGCCGCCGGCGCTCGCGGAGCTGATCGACGGGTGCCTCAGCTTCAACGCCAACAAGCGGCCCGAGCGGATGAGCCAGGTGCAGGGCGTACTCGACCAGTTGGCCGACGAGGCGGCCGCGAAGTGCGACCCGGCGGTGCTGGAGGATTGA
- a CDS encoding cytochrome c family protein, whose translation MLQRNGTRLVGLLALAALVVGLVYDAVAQPPPAPPPPESGAWPSVGGTKVFSTWPAGRPEAALILSGQTFGFLSPCGCSRPQTGGLERRANLVSRLKAKGWPVAGVDLGDFYPTKSAVKEQGLLKYVTGMNALREMGYLAVGVGKSEFDGDLLQVVAGYALQKERAPFSLGGNIAGKAGETVIPREQYFPPAPDGKRPLVGLTEVADIGGVPVGVVGVVGPSVAKAVEGSATGFGFLGNKDVLDAAVKELAAHPKRPKLNVLLYQGTADEARKVIADRPEFQVVLCQADDPEPPQYPETIGKTLLVQVGHKGRYVGALGVFRKADGSFDLQYQLVPLGEEFLTPEGDEAAKGNTVLGLLEDYTKQVKERNFLAKVARTPHSAQLQKPELNLSFVGSERCLGCHAGEFAKWKDSKHGHAYEALEVYAKRPGNRQFDPECIVCHTVGYGVKTGFESTEKTPALKDVGCESCHGPGSGHMSAPRDADLLKLLSPWKLTPTDRLPDVATFERIAKAPVGGPGGLTDLPAAQQRIVNAVSAACTKCHDGENDPHFDLAKYWPKVVHGAGKK comes from the coding sequence ATGCTCCAGCGGAACGGCACACGGCTCGTCGGCCTTCTGGCGCTAGCCGCCCTCGTCGTCGGACTCGTTTACGACGCCGTCGCGCAGCCGCCGCCCGCGCCCCCGCCGCCGGAATCGGGCGCGTGGCCGAGCGTCGGCGGCACGAAGGTCTTTTCGACCTGGCCCGCGGGCCGCCCCGAAGCAGCGCTGATCCTGTCCGGCCAGACGTTCGGATTTCTCAGCCCGTGCGGGTGCAGCCGCCCGCAGACCGGCGGCCTCGAACGCCGGGCCAACCTCGTCTCGCGCCTCAAGGCCAAGGGCTGGCCCGTCGCCGGCGTCGACCTCGGCGACTTCTACCCCACCAAGTCCGCGGTGAAGGAGCAGGGGCTCCTGAAGTACGTCACCGGCATGAACGCCCTCCGCGAGATGGGGTACCTCGCCGTCGGCGTCGGCAAGAGCGAGTTCGACGGCGACCTGCTCCAGGTGGTGGCCGGGTACGCGCTGCAGAAGGAGCGGGCGCCGTTCAGCCTGGGCGGGAACATCGCCGGGAAGGCCGGCGAGACCGTGATCCCGCGCGAGCAGTACTTCCCGCCGGCGCCGGACGGCAAGCGGCCGCTCGTGGGCCTGACCGAAGTCGCGGACATCGGCGGCGTGCCCGTCGGCGTGGTCGGTGTCGTCGGGCCGAGTGTGGCGAAGGCCGTCGAGGGCTCGGCCACTGGCTTCGGGTTCCTCGGCAATAAGGACGTTCTCGACGCCGCGGTCAAGGAGTTGGCGGCACACCCGAAGCGGCCGAAACTCAACGTCCTGCTCTACCAGGGGACCGCGGACGAGGCCCGCAAGGTGATCGCCGATCGGCCCGAATTCCAGGTGGTGCTCTGCCAGGCCGACGACCCCGAGCCGCCGCAGTACCCGGAAACGATCGGCAAGACGCTGCTCGTACAGGTCGGGCACAAGGGCCGCTACGTCGGGGCGCTCGGCGTCTTCCGCAAGGCCGACGGATCGTTCGACCTCCAGTACCAGCTCGTGCCGCTGGGCGAGGAGTTCCTCACGCCCGAGGGCGACGAGGCGGCGAAGGGGAACACCGTGCTCGGGCTGCTGGAGGACTACACGAAGCAGGTGAAGGAGCGGAACTTCCTGGCGAAGGTGGCCCGCACGCCGCACTCGGCGCAACTCCAGAAGCCGGAGCTGAACCTGAGCTTCGTCGGCAGCGAGCGCTGCCTCGGGTGCCACGCCGGCGAATTCGCCAAGTGGAAGGACAGCAAGCACGGCCACGCCTACGAGGCGCTCGAGGTGTACGCCAAGCGACCGGGCAACCGCCAGTTCGACCCCGAGTGCATCGTCTGCCACACCGTCGGGTACGGGGTGAAGACCGGCTTCGAGAGCACGGAAAAGACGCCGGCGCTCAAGGACGTGGGCTGTGAGAGCTGTCACGGCCCCGGCAGCGGGCACATGAGCGCCCCGCGCGACGCCGACCTGCTGAAGCTGCTGTCGCCGTGGAAGCTGACGCCGACGGACCGGCTGCCGGACGTGGCGACGTTCGAGCGGATCGCCAAGGCGCCGGTCGGCGGCCCCGGCGGGCTGACGGACCTGCCGGCCGCGCAGCAACGGATCGTGAACGCGGTGTCGGCGGCGTGTACGAAGTGCCACGACGGCGAGAACGACCCGCACTTCGACCTGGCGAAGTACTGGCCGAAGGTGGTCCACGGGGCGGGGAAGAAGTGA
- a CDS encoding dihydrodipicolinate synthase family protein — protein MPPPFAGIWPAMLTPTTSDGRANLPACETLVDLFARQQLGGIYLVGSTGGWPLFSVAERKEIAATVVKAAAGRIPVMVHVGAVSTADAVELAEHAAGLGADAVSAVGPIYYKHPAEVAFGFYRRLGAATPLPLFAYHLSGVNQSSLGPRDVAARLLDIPTVAGMKITDHDLFPFGLIRGVAGDRLRLFSGADEVMCHAVLSGACGAIGTFYNLWGPSCAAARAATEGGDVAAGRAFMLRFQSAIADALAGGVWSFLRAGMRLKYGLDVGMPRPPLGSSDGVWSDEQVRELLARVDGPA, from the coding sequence ATGCCCCCGCCGTTCGCCGGCATCTGGCCGGCTATGCTCACACCCACCACGTCCGACGGTCGGGCCAACTTGCCCGCCTGCGAAACGCTCGTCGATCTGTTCGCCCGCCAGCAACTCGGCGGCATTTATCTCGTCGGCTCGACCGGCGGCTGGCCGCTGTTCAGCGTGGCGGAGCGGAAGGAGATCGCCGCAACCGTCGTGAAGGCGGCCGCGGGACGCATCCCCGTGATGGTTCACGTCGGCGCCGTCAGCACGGCGGACGCCGTCGAGCTGGCCGAGCACGCCGCGGGGCTGGGGGCGGACGCCGTCTCGGCGGTGGGGCCGATCTACTACAAGCATCCGGCCGAGGTCGCGTTCGGGTTCTACCGCCGGCTCGGGGCCGCGACACCGCTGCCGCTGTTCGCTTACCACCTGAGCGGCGTCAACCAGTCGAGCCTCGGCCCGCGTGATGTCGCCGCCCGACTGCTGGACATCCCGACCGTCGCCGGGATGAAGATCACCGACCACGACTTGTTCCCGTTCGGCCTGATCCGCGGCGTCGCCGGCGACCGGCTGCGGCTGTTCAGCGGGGCCGACGAGGTGATGTGTCACGCCGTACTGAGTGGGGCGTGCGGTGCGATCGGCACGTTCTACAACCTGTGGGGGCCGAGCTGCGCCGCCGCCCGCGCCGCCACCGAGGGCGGCGACGTGGCCGCCGGGCGGGCGTTCATGCTGCGGTTCCAGTCGGCCATCGCCGACGCCCTGGCCGGCGGCGTGTGGTCGTTCCTGCGGGCGGGGATGCGGCTGAAGTACGGGCTCGACGTGGGGATGCCGCGGCCGCCGCTCGGGAGTAGCGACGGGGTGTGGAGCGACGAGCAGGTCCGCGAGCTCCTGGCCCGGGTGGACGGGCCGGCGTGA
- a CDS encoding PilZ domain-containing protein, producing MTLDLLMTTVRENLPAAVGGTVAVLVLVFLAVQQARRRRVIDPSRLVPTAAPPTAEKAEAWAPPEQSYADRRGAVRREGSPVQVLVSSSSLRNAVNDAYVVDRSTGGLKIVMQAAVPPGSTLQVKAVNAPDTVGFVTLIVRSCRKHPEHFEIGTEFEKTPPWNVLLLFG from the coding sequence ATGACGCTCGACCTGTTGATGACGACGGTGCGGGAAAACCTGCCGGCTGCGGTCGGGGGGACGGTCGCGGTTCTGGTGCTCGTTTTCCTGGCCGTGCAGCAGGCCCGACGGCGCCGGGTGATCGACCCGAGCCGGCTGGTGCCGACGGCCGCCCCGCCGACCGCCGAGAAGGCCGAGGCGTGGGCACCGCCCGAGCAGTCGTACGCCGACCGCCGCGGCGCGGTCCGCCGCGAGGGCTCGCCGGTGCAGGTGCTGGTGTCGTCGTCGAGCCTTCGGAACGCCGTGAACGACGCCTACGTCGTAGACCGTTCGACGGGCGGTCTGAAGATCGTGATGCAGGCGGCGGTCCCGCCGGGCAGTACGCTGCAAGTGAAGGCGGTGAACGCCCCCGACACGGTGGGGTTCGTGACGCTCATCGTCCGCAGCTGCCGCAAACACCCGGAACACTTCGAGATCGGCACCGAGTTCGAGAAGACGCCGCCGTGGAACGTGCTGCTGCTGTTCGGGTGA